The proteins below come from a single Elgaria multicarinata webbii isolate HBS135686 ecotype San Diego chromosome 11, rElgMul1.1.pri, whole genome shotgun sequence genomic window:
- the PRODH2 gene encoding hydroxyproline dehydrogenase translates to MLNCGAQLLRRRVAALWGAQAAALKSSPLKPAPQAAARNPAPPHPSLSLDDGKVFRLKSNWEITRGLLVFMLCSSPWLVQKAPVFLSISRRVLGRRLWGSVLRLTLYGQFVAGETPKEIKDTLQRLQGLGVRPLLAVPIEEDVGQAREGEGWYDENALSMLACLDLSVGEATNPMMQLKVTALMAAELCKTITLRLQEQEGMSDLSIERLVTVMKGEDLNFRCLTKEENQHFQKSLRRLNSVAQYAVEKEVRVLVDAEYTYVNPALTLVTVAMMAAWNNQHPWIWNTYQAYLKDTLERMNQDVALTDRLGVCFGVKLVRGAYLEKERKLAREKGYPDPVQPNWEATNESYRRCLDFCFDRVSQSKGRFELIVATHNEASVMHAVQRMAEMSVDKGTGPVCFGQLLGMCDQVSLALGQAGYAIYKSIPYGSVEEVIPYLIRRAHENQSVLLGIRKERDLLRSELRRRILRKP, encoded by the exons ATGCTGAACTGCGGGGCTCAGCTGTTGCGCCGCCGGGTGGCAGCCCTCTGGGGGGCCCAGGCTGCCGCCCTGAAATCCTCACCTCTCAAGCCGGCCCCCCAAGCTGCTGCAAGGAACCCCGCACCTCCGCATCCATCGCTGAGCTTGGATGACGGGAAGGTTTTCCGCCTCAAGAGCAACTGGGAAATCACTCGGGGACTGCTGGTGTTCATGCTCTGCTCCTCTCCGTGGCTGGTTCAGAAAGCACCCGTG TTCCTTTCCATCTCCCGACGGGTTCTGGGCCGCCGACTGTGGGGTTCCGTGCTCCGTCTTACACTGTACGGACAGTTTGTGGCAGGCGAGACCCCCAAAGAGATCAAGGACACGCTGCAAAGGCTCCAGGGTTTGGGGGTCCGCCCCCTCCTTGCAGTTCCTATAGAGGAAGACGTGGGGCAGGCAAGGGAAGG GGAGGGGTGGTATGACGAGAATGCCCTCTCCATGCTTGCCTGCCTGGATCTGTCAGTGGGAGAAGCCACCAATCCCATGATGCAACTGAAGGTGACAGCACTGATGGCCGCTGAGCTCTGT AAGACTATTACCCTGCGTTTGCAAGAGCAGGAGGGAATGTCTGACCTGAGCATAGAGAGACTGGTGACTGTCATGAAAGGAGAG gaccTGAATTTTCGCTGCCTGACCAAAGAAGAGAACCAACATTTTCAAAAATCATTGAGACGGCTCAATTCTGTAGCACAG TATGCGGTGGAAAAAGAGGTCCGCGTTCTGGTGGATGCAGAATACACCTATGTTAACCCTGCCCTGACACTAGTCACTGTGGCAATGATGGCTGCCTGGAACAATCAACACCCGTGGATCTGGAACACATATCAGGCATATCTCAAG GACACTCTGGAGCGGATGAATCAGGATGTGGCCCTCACAGACCGCTTGGGTGTATGTTTTGGAGTGAAACTGGTCAGGGGGGCTTATCTGGAGAAGGAACGGAAGCTAGCAAGGGAAAAAGGGTACCCTGATCCCGTCCAACCCAACTGGGAAGCTACCAATGAAAG TTACCGCCGGTGTTTGGATTTCTGCTTCGACCGAGTGTCCCAATCCAAGGGAAGGTTTGAGCTGATAGTGGCCACACACAACGAAGCCTCTGTGATGCATGCCGTGCAAAG GATGGCAGAGATGAGCGTCGACAAAGGTACTGGACCCGTCTGTTTCGGGCAGCTGCTGGGCATGTGTGACCAGGTGTCCTTGGCGCTGG GCCAGGCAGGTTATGCCATCTACAAATCCATCCCCTATGGCTCTGTGGAAGAGGTGATCCCCTACCTGATCCGTCGCGCTCACGAGAACCAGAGCGTCCTACTTGGCATCCGGAAGGAGCGAGACCTGCTACGCTCGGAGCTGCGGAGACGGATCCTGAGGAAGCCTTGA